From a region of the Gossypium raimondii isolate GPD5lz chromosome 10, ASM2569854v1, whole genome shotgun sequence genome:
- the LOC105777535 gene encoding protein NUCLEAR FUSION DEFECTIVE 4, translating into MAKLKLKAGSRPPWVGLAAALWVQISAGNATNFTLYSSALKSVSGFSQQQLTFLGVANDIGESVGLLPGIACNRFPPWTVLLVGVFACFLGYGVIWLDVSQTIHPLPYWVLWIALVVASNSNAWFSTAVLVTNMRNFPLSRGTVAGILKGYSGISAAVYTVLYSLLLEQSASKLLLFLTLGIPVICLAMMYFVRPCTPPSGEDSSVHVHFVFTQAASVLLAIYLLTVTIIYDKVSLSDAVSYVLLAIVLLFLLSPLGIPIKMTLFRANAETITPLAGSTEHLAEGEGAPSQSVPLLSPSSSTSNLGSFFESEYASDVETLLAEGEGAVKKKRRPRRGEDFKFREAFIKADFWLLWIVYFLGVGSGVTVLNNLAQIGLAFGVENTTILLSLFSFCNFVGRLGSGALSEHFVRTRTIPRTLWMACTLIVMVIAFVLYALAFSGTLYVSTALLGICYGFQYNLMVPTASELFGLEHFGIIYSFMLLGNPVGALLFSGLLAGYVYDAEAAKQGSSTCLGPECFRLTFFVLAGICGLGSFLSLILTIRIRPVYQMLYASGSFRLPRASDH; encoded by the exons ATGGCAAAATTGAAGCTGAAAGCGGGGAGCAGACCACCATGGGTTGGGTTGGCAGCTGCTTTATGGGTTCAGATATCAGCTGGGAACGCCACCAACTTCACACTCTATTCTTCTGCTCTGAAATCGGTGTCGGGGTTCAGTCAGCAACAGCTCACGTTCTTGGGAGTAGCAAATGATATTGGAGAAAGTGTTGGACTCCTCCCTGGTATTGCCTGTAATCGTTTCCCTCCTTGGACTGTGCTGCTTGTTGGGGTCTTTGCCTGTTTCTTGGGATATGGTGTTATCTGGCTTGATGTTAGCCAAACTATTCATCCTCTGCCTTACTGGGTG TTATGGATCGCACTTGTGGTTGCCTCTAATAGTAATGCATGGTTTAGCACAGCAGTGCTAGTAACTAACATGAGAAATTTCCCCCTCAGTAGGGGTACTGTTGCTGGCATCCTCAAAGGTTATTCTGGGATCAGTGCTGCTGTATATACTGTATTATACAGCTTGCTGCTTGAACAATCTGCTTCGAAACTGCTGCTGTTCCTTACTCTTGGAATTCCAGTTATATGTTTGGCCATGATGTACTTTGTTCGCCCTTGCACTCCTCCTTCTGGAGAAGACTCTTCAGTTCATGTCCACTTTGTTTTTACCCAAGCCGCTAGTGTCTTGCTTGCTATCTATCTTCTCACAGTAACAATTATATATGACAAGGTTTCTCTAAGTGATGCTGTTTCATATGTACTACTTGCTATTGTACTTCTCTTCTTGCTTTCTCCTCTTGGAATTCCGATCAAGATGACACTTTTTCGAGCCAATGCAGAGACAATTACACCCTTGGCAGGTTCAACAGAGCATTTGGCTGAGGGAGAAGGTGCTCCTAGTCAGTCTGTTCCTTTGTTGTCTCCATCTTCATCAACCTCAAATCTTGGAAGTTTCTTTGAAAGTGAATACGCCTCGGATGTGGAAACTCTTCTTGCTGAGGGAGAGGGGGCagtgaagaagaaaagaagaccCAGGAGGGGGGAGGACTTCAAGTTTCGTGAAGCTTTTATCAAGGCTGATTTTTGGCTTCTTTGGATTGTATATTTTCTTGGAGTTGGTTCTGGTGTTACTGTTCTCAATAACTTGGCTCAAATCGGACTTGCATTTGGAGTAGAGAATACAACAATATTGCTCTCTCTTTTTAGCTTCTGCAATTTCGTTGGTCGTCTTGGCTCGGGTGCTCTTTCAGAACACTTTGTCAG GACGAGAACCATTCCTCGAACATTGTGGATGGCCTGCACGCTAATAGTTATGGTCATAGCATTTGTTCTGTATGCATTAGCTTTCAGTGGTACCCTCTATGTTTCAACTGCTTTGCTTGGTATCTGCTACGGATTTCAATATAATCTCATGGTTCCTACAGCATCTGAACTTTTCGGCTTGGAACATTTTGGTATCATTTACAGCTTTATGCTGCTAGGAAATCCTGTAGGTGCACTTCTTTTCTCAGGTCTGCTTGCTGGTTATGTTTATGATGCTGAAGCTGCTAAGCAAGGAAGTTCCACCTGCTTGGGACCTGAATGCTTCAGGCTCACTTTCTTTGTTTTAGCCGGCATCTGTGGTCTAGGCAGCTTCTTGAGCTTGATTTTAACAATTAGAATACGGCCAGTTTATCAGATGCTATATGCTTCTGGTTCATTTCGTCTTCCTCGGGCTTCGGATCACTGA